The Hippoglossus hippoglossus isolate fHipHip1 chromosome 24, fHipHip1.pri, whole genome shotgun sequence genomic interval atctaatgaatctaatcttaccctctttcttctctgtcgactcctgaacttctcaatgctgctgcaagagctgcaaggtccgaTTGGATGTACaggaagttccttcatactggctcatagtacgtcatagtacaggcagctggaaaacaacatgagtaacatgagtatattattaataaacggaaatagcctcgctacatcactgttggaagatccacagtaaaaaacacaattagtAAACAATTACTTACAtacaatggcgtcattttccacactgcaaatctgGACTTGCAGCAAGAGCTTCGGCCAAATGTGCATTGACTGCCTGGCAGTGACTTATCTGTAAAACTGCCTGGTTTACAGATAAAGTAAACttatacaatgtattttatacagcacagcgtgtctcttctttaatcttaccATTGCTCCTGTTCGTGGCACCGGCAATTtgcatcagaggtgtgaagagacgggcagtttcctataaaatacaacaggacaaaCAGTCATGTGTATGAaaaaaacttaacgagaacaaactgTTAAATTTAAGCAGttcatacatatttaaacatgcactagttctgctcaagcactcaacgctctcttcttcttttagcaactttctcgctaatcccacattcagatctaagagttacttagcagttagcaatggcttctctctgtagcttAGCTCTTACCGTAATTTTGGGATTGTGCGCCCGTCTTTTCCGCTtcgactcctccacactgggcCCGCGGCTTTACTTTCCAACgcactcatcctctcctccagggaaacagtgtggtgtcgacttcagcaagttttttacaccgaaaacagaGTCACTCATCGAACCACGCAAAACACGAGCTGGTAGTTTCTtgtctgcaggagacagacGCTTCATTCACAAGGCTGTGATTGGACCAGCCCTAACGTGATGACGTTAACGACTGACAtggcatcttcaggaatggACGTATTCATGATCTGAGTGtgacgttttcagagtaaaacttcacaaatgaccttttcacttttgaagcaacggttataacagtttttaaattgtactttacatttatataggatgagtatgtgactgaggaccagtttattttTCTGGTATTAAGGttatgtacttacatgattcttgctgttctgtgtttgtaccctcatagttgaattCACTTATTgcaagtcgctttggataaaagtgttgagtgttttaatgtaatactgaaatagtttaataacaacaataggacaattgaagCCCAAATTATCggagtcaacagcttagtatgccatggacatgtgaatatggtgctgagtttttcccagtagtttgggaggacaaatgtttgggactttgtcacgcgatgacacagctgatatgctttatgtgaagcacagtgttttggtgtcagcagaaaagTGAacagtggtgccactctctccattacaacatattatcttggatgagcttgacagacatgcaatgttaacaatgtaggatcagatgtaccctgaaaattggatcactgattacactcatCATTGCATACTTTCTtatataaggcaaatctattcaagctacaatttatgattctataatcatactaagcctgatgtatttataggagagattttgttaaaagggagttagtacctgttagaaaaaggtgtaacctatgcaccactgagtgaaactatcctgatttgcatttgtaaagatcacagttttgtcatttacgggctacaggacaagctctcccagctgagtgtgcctgactccacctgcaggtggatcacagacttcctgtctgacaggaggcaacacgtgaggctggggaagcatgtctctgattccaggaccataagcaccggttcccctcaaggctgtgttctttcccctctactcttctccctgtataccaacagctgcacctccagtcatcagtccgtcaaactccttaagttcgcggacgacaccaccctcattgggctcatctctggtggggacgagtccgcctacaggtgggagattgaccatctggtgacctggtgtggtcagaacaacctggagctcaatgctctgaaaacagtggagatggttGTAGACTTTAGAAGGAAcccagccccacccacccccatcaccctgagagacTCCCCAGTCGACACTGCGGAGTCCTTCCGCTTCCTGggcaccatcatctcccaggacctcaagtgggagctgaacatcagctccctcaccaaaagagctcaacagaggatgtacttcctgcggcagctgaagaagttcaacctgccaaagacaatgatggtgcacttctacacctgcatcatcgagtccatcctcacctcctccatcaccatctggtacgctgctgccactgccaatgacaaaggcagactgcagcgtatCATCCATTCTGCTGagaaggtgattggctgcaatCTGCCATCTCTACAGGACCTGTTTGCCTCTAGGACCCTGAGGcgtgcaggtaagattgtggccgatcCTTCCCACCCGGGTCACAAGCACTTTGAGGTACTTCCCTccggcaggaggctgcggtccatcaggaccaaaacctcacgccacaagaccagcttcttcccggctgcagttggccttatcaacaaggcccgggacccccacctgacttggactcttatcccgcccccacgcctcaagtctgtgttacattaacacacattacattgcacattgcacattctcattgcactcctgtcttgtattttgcatttactttattttttttctatatatatcttttatatctttttattttatatttgtttttttcatgtgtgtagtacttattgtgttttttatgtttttatgttccttgtatgcacctatataccaaggcaaattccaggtaggtgtaaacctacttggcaataaatacttctgattctgattctgatttacATGGGAAAGCCCCCCCATAGACCTAAgagcaggggggtcaactgCCAAGCTTCTCAGGCACACTGAAAACCAAATCTCATAATGTTACAGATAGTCTTTGTCTGGAGGGGACCCACATTTGAAAGGTTTCTTCCTTGGGCCATAGCCAacccttccaccaaatttccttaacattgttgtttttgttagtCCCACTAACAGGCAGAGCAGCTCTGtaaacataagctccttggtggaggtaaaaatctGCTTCACATTTGGTCTTAACGCATCATAAGGTTCTGTGACAGAAATTTAAGAAAGAATAAAGAAGTAGCCAACGTTAGCTACTTGATGGCTGTGCAATGCCAGCAGCTAACTTGCTGAGTCATGAGAAATGTTGTCTATTCAGAGACACTCTCTTAATGTTACTTTAGAGGTTACATATGGGTTATAGTGGGattgaaaaatgaatgaaaatcccATTTTGCCATGTGAGGAGCAACCTCTGGCCTTTGATGGCATTTATATTGCTTTCATTTTACTGAGTGCTATAAATTTTTTCGTAGTTTAAGAAACTGCAAAGCTAAAATTATTATGCTGGTATACATGTTTCTGAAAGCTTAACACAACTGCAATAACTCTGCTAATACCCTGCATCATTTTGAGAAGTAGATATTAGTACCAACGTATTTATATCAAAAAGTGTACGATAACTATTAGAAACATTATGCCTTTTTTTAATGCATGAACCTCTTGGTTAGGGCCTTTTTGattttcatcacacacacacacacacacacacacacagacagacacatagcTTTGTAAATTTGTTTCTTAGTTTCTCATACAAACAGGATGTAGGTAGCCACATCTGATTGGATGAGCAAAGTCGGTGTTAATGTGATGAAATAGGGGGTTTATAAATACCTGGCCCAGAAAAGACCTTCGTGGAGGAGGTGGTTGCTGATGTTATAGTTGTACATACATGCTGaaccaaatgtattttaaatattcctAATATTACAAATTGTCATTGCAGAAATCGAGAAGCATGGAAGCAGAGCTGACTGTCAACAGCACTTTTGTTGTTAATGACATACATCCATGCTATGAATCACATAATTCAACTTACCTGTTTACAAGCAACCCTTCAATAATATGTGTTTCGGTGTATATTTTCCTTGGCTCATTATCTGTTGCCACAATATGTGGAAACCTCCTTGTTATAATCTCTATTGGTTACTTCCAACAGCTCCACACTCCCACTAACTACCTGATCCTCTCTCTGGCTGTGGCCGACCTGCTTGTTGGAGTTTTAGTTTTTCCCTTCAGCATGGCGTTCACTGTCACCTCATGTCTGGTTCATGAAGATGTATTTTGCAAAATCCGAGACAGCTTTGATGTGTTATTGTGCTCATCCTCTATTCTGAACTTGTGTTGTATTTCCATAGACAGATATTATGCAGTTTGTCAGCCGCTGACGTACAGAAGTAAAATTAATGTCCATGTCACTGTGATCATGATCCTGGTGAGCTGGGGTATCTCTGTTCTAATCGGGGTCATTATAATATTTGCGGGATCCAGCCAGGGGACATGTGAAGAACTGTGCTCTGTTAATGTTGTCATAGCAAATACTGTGGgacctgttttctctttctacCTCCCAGCGATAATAATGCTCTGTATCTACTTTAAAATCTTCCTTGTTGCACAGAAACAGGTGAGCAGCATCCAGCGCACAAAGTCTGAAGCAGCCGTCAGTAAGATGGAGAGGAAGGCCACCAAAACTCTGGCTACTGTTATgggagtttttcttttgtgtttgactcCTTTCTTTTTATGCATCGTCTTTCAGCCTTTGGCTTATTATCCCCCACCGGTCCCGGTGATCGAGACACTGAACTGGCTCACGCTGTCCAATTCAATGCTGAATCCCTtaatttatgcttttttttacaGCTGGTTCAGGTCGGCTTtcaaaatcattatttctgGAAAAATATTCCGAGGTGACTTTGCCAacagtaaattattttaattcGTTTTATGGATACTGTGAAAATGACAGTCGGAAAAACAGATgctaaaatatattataaaatgtgttgttgataAAATCTGTTATTGTAAAgtgcatgttttaaattaaagcaaGGTTCAATacagttaaattaaatcagTTATCGTTTTTGTCTGCTGTTAGCTAAGCggtgtttttcttattgtttaaGTGTGTAACTTTGTTGGAAACTTTTCAGATATAAACATTACATAATTGCCTTGTGCTAAGTGGGAAGGTTTGATTGCCTTAGGAACAAGTGGAGCTCATGTGTACCATCAGAGCAGCCGAGGGACCAGAGACTTCTCACCTCTAATGGAGGAGGGGTCAGGTTGCATCATATCATTGCATCAGACGATAAACAAACTGTGAAGCCTCGCTACTTTATGATGCTTGacagtaatatatataaaatatatactttttacAATTGCATTTCTGAATCAAACAGTatcagatttttaaaatgaatttgaaaaaCTCAATTAGATAAGTTTTGACAGATCTGTCTGACCTGAGTgctgttgctgtgatatttgcCCATTAGATAAACTGGAATCCAGTGGCAGAACACAGCaagacagaaggaggaagacagaaaaagtatttgaattgaattagtTTCAAACAGCAGAGCAAATTAGCAGGCGGTGAGGAATTTATTCTGCTCTTCTCGGACAAATTAGCTTCCCCACTTACTCTTTGTACTTGTTCACAAACCCATTTTTGTGTCCAGTGACAtatgagcacacacactttattatcTATTTCTTCTGCCATGTCGTGTTCTGACAGCACTTACTACCGACCCTGTTGCACAGAATTCCTTTTGTTATCTGACCTCAAGTTGTGCAACATGTAAGGCACTATACGGTGTCTAACACAAGACGACTCACACAAGCATATTAacgacaaacacaaatgcaaaagccacaacacgaCATCAATAGCCACACAACTGCAACGGAAGTGACACTGAAACCAGCAGAGTAACTTACTAACTGTCGTTTGCAAGTCACGGTTTTGTCAGGGTTTTGAACTTATCAATGTTTAGTTTCATAggtttccaaagtgttttctgtttattagtacatccctgtgtttcatgttttcacactccgggttctgtttcctgtcttatTTTGTAGTCTGGGTTCTGGTGTCTCAtatctagttttacttcctgtatgtgattgtctgcaccagtcctcatgtgttacacctgtgtcgaaTTGCCCCGGCCTTCCCTGTGTGcctgtatttaagcctcggttcttccctttgtccttgtcggatcgttgtCGGATGTCTCTTGTCGTATGTAGTTGTGTTCTCGTGTCtacccgtcctaatctcctgtcctgtccggatctcctgtCCTGCTCTCCAGTGTTTTGTATTCatgtgtctcctgagctcccgtcctgATCTCCTGTTCCTTTCATTAAAATACTCCTTAGTTtaaaactctgcgtctgggtcccACTGCCTCACCAACTCTGACAGGTTTACAATGtgatgcttgtctatttgaGCTTGGAGCACCCAAAAATGGACGAGCACAAACGTACTTACTTGAATCTTTAATGGCTGCTCCAAGCACCTGCACTGTAGCACCTTTTTAAAATGCTGGTTTCATTGTCATAATCTAAACCCAttgttttgtggttgtgtttccgttgtgtggcttttgcagtAGTTTTGTGGGACTTGCCGTTTTGTTGTGGCTTTGCATtcgtgttttctgtctgtgtttgtgtgagacgACTCGGCCACTGTGAAAAACTGATAATCACAACAATGTTACACTATCACTATTGTCCTCACACTAAATATTGCGTCCTGACTCGGAAAAACAGATgctaaaatatattataaaatgtgttgttgataAAATCTGTTATTGTAAAgtgcatgttttaaattaaagcaaGGTTCAATacagttaaattaaatcagTTATCGTTTTTGTCTGCTGTTAGCTAAGCGGTGTTTTGCTTATTGTTTAAGTGTGTAACTTTGTTGGAAACTTTTCAGATATAAACATTACATAATTGCCTCGTGCTAAGTGGGAAGGTTTGTTTGCCTTAGGAACAAGTGGAGCTCATGTGTACCATCAGAGCAGCCGAGTGTCTGAAGTGCAGCTTTTCAATACTATTTATATAAGATAATTTTTTTGGGCACTTCAAATTTATTGATAGGTCAGATAGAGTTAAATtgggagagagaatggggaaGACACGAAGCAAAGGGCCGAACGCACAGCCactgcaggaggactcaagcCTGAGTATGCAGCATTACTGTATTATTTTAAGGACATAATCAAGATACATCCACATGCATCCACTGTACTGTATCTGCTGCGTGTGACAGCTGTCTGTTGTTCCTGTCTGCACGCAGCAGAGATGCAatctgaggtttctggtatgaccACATATTTCTTTGGATAAAAGTACAGCTATGTGCacaactaaatgtcaggactctacagtatgaagccatCCCGGTCCTGCAATAACATTCAACACCATCTTAAAACAAATGCTATTTACCACTCTTCCATGGTAAATGGCATTACTCGTCATAAAAGTtcataatttgattattgctgTATTGTAAAGACATAATACAAAATTTAAATCATGTAGCCTTCAGAATGTAGCAATGATctaagctttttaaaaatgcaatcTGGGCTGAttgtagtttttcttctttgattAATCTGAGTAATCTGAGAGAATTTGAGTAATCTGTTACTATTTTGCCATGTATGCTAATGTTTGGGGCTTCTCTTAAACACTAATGATCTTGTGTATTTGGATTTCAAACAGctaaataaaaagacacaaccCTTAAATCGCTTTAGATCATGAGTGTGACACACACTCTTCAACATACTGCCGTGCCTCATAGTTACTAGGCTGTGAATGGATAATCACTGTTCAGGGGAGGGGTTTGAGAAAACACACGATTACTGCGACAGCCTGCAGATATTTAGGTATGTGAGGAGTTTGGAGAAACAGTTTAGTCGAAGACAATGACACAAACAGTGCTGCTCATGCCATTGTTATTTCTACAGGGTTAACAGGTTGGTATAAAACATTATGCAGCTacagaaacagcagaaaatgacTATTTCTATACTTCTTGTCCTTGAAAACATTACAGAAATTGTTCTTTTAAACATGTGCCTgaattgtatttaaatgaatttactgAAAACTTCAATTTCAGGATCTAGGAAGCATGGAACCTGAATTTATCATAAACAAGACTGGTAATGGCAAGTTGGTGCATCTGTGCTATGAACCAGGACCTTCCTCTTGCATAATGGAAATTACCCCTTCGACAATACGTACATTTTTATATGTGTTTATTGGCAGTACATTGTCTGTTCTCACAATAAGCGGGAACCTTCTGGTAATCACCTCCATCGTTTACTTCAAACAGCTCCACACTCCAACAAACTACCTGATCCTCTCTCTGGCCATGGCCGACCTGCTTCTCGGGGCTTTAGTTCTGCAGTTCAACTTGGCTCTGTCTGTGCAGTCCTGTTTGTATTTTGGGGATTTAGTTTGTAAAATGCGGCGCAGCTTCGACATTTCACTGGTAATGGCGTCGATAATGAACTTGTGCTGTATTTCCATAGACAGATACTACGCAGTGTGTCAGCCTCTGTCATACAGAACTAAGATGAATGGAAGGGTTGTTCTGATCATGATCCTGGTGAGCTGGACTGCCTCTGCTCTGTCGGGATTTGGAATCATATTTGTAGGACTTAAAAACACAGTCTGTGAAGGTCGCTGTTTCATATTCCATATTccaaattcaaatgtatttggcTCTGTTGTCTCGTTTTACCTCCC includes:
- the LOC117758024 gene encoding trace amine-associated receptor 1-like translates to MEAELTVNSTFVVNDIHPCYESHNSTYLFTSNPSIICVSVYIFLGSLSVATICGNLLVIISIGYFQQLHTPTNYLILSLAVADLLVGVLVFPFSMAFTVTSCLVHEDVFCKIRDSFDVLLCSSSILNLCCISIDRYYAVCQPLTYRSKINVHVTVIMILVSWGISVLIGVIIIFAGSSQGTCEELCSVNVVIANTVGPVFSFYLPAIIMLCIYFKIFLVAQKQVSSIQRTKSEAAVSKMERKATKTLATVMGVFLLCLTPFFLCIVFQPLAYYPPPVPVIETLNWLTLSNSMLNPLIYAFFYSWFRSAFKIIISGKIFRGDFANSKLF
- the LOC117758259 gene encoding trace amine-associated receptor 1-like, with the translated sequence MEPEFIINKTGNGKLVHLCYEPGPSSCIMEITPSTIRTFLYVFIGSTLSVLTISGNLLVITSIVYFKQLHTPTNYLILSLAMADLLLGALVLQFNLALSVQSCLYFGDLVCKMRRSFDISLVMASIMNLCCISIDRYYAVCQPLSYRTKMNGRVVLIMILVSWTASALSGFGIIFVGLKNTVCEGRCFIFHIPNSNVFGSVVSFYLPVIIMLCIYLKIFIVAQRQARSIHNTTCRSTKSGAAVSKMEKKATKTLATVMGVFLFCWMPFFLYLSFHSVSDYSIPPHVFEAFTWLGWSNSMLNPFVYAFFYRWFRAALRIIISGKIFSGNFRNSKLL